In Helianthus annuus cultivar XRQ/B chromosome 9, HanXRQr2.0-SUNRISE, whole genome shotgun sequence, the following are encoded in one genomic region:
- the LOC110875988 gene encoding uncharacterized protein LOC110875988: MWCTGSPLRSFITPRYITNAGFNLRTTVAEIIDQNGNWKWPQAWFDLFPVLITISVPNLDPNAVDRLVWKDLDGKTGDFKSAHVWNTIRSREHHALWANMVWFSQCIPRHAFHMWLAFRNKLKTQDRMAVWEAVWNKVKAMVHLTNVDITWSSILTWVEQHSRSKNVDHIVCKLVIAAASYYIWQERNNRLFTNNKRSVDQVTEKVKGSVRLRLMGFRFRVSSARERIFKTWQIENCNYDLVDPG; encoded by the exons ATGTGGTGTACGGGGAGCCCGCTTAGATCGTTTATTACTCCAAGGTACATTACTAATGCTGGTTTTAACCTTCGGACTACGGTCGCGGAGATTATTGATCAAAATGGGAACTGGAAATGGCCTCAAGCGTGGTTTGATTTATTTCCGGTTTTAATCACTATCTCGGTTCCCAATTTAGATCCTAATGCAGTGGACCGGCTTGTTTGGAAAGATTTGGATGGAAAAACAGGTGATTTTAAATCGGCTCATGTTTGGAACACCATTCGGAGTAGAGAGCATCATGCTTTGTGGGCAAACATGGTTTGGTTTTCTCAATGTATCCCGAGGCACGCGTTTCATATGTGGCTGGCTTTCAGAAATAAGTTAAAGACACAGGATAGGATGGCAGTTTGGGAAGCAG TGTGGAATAAAGTGAAGGCGATGGTACACTTGACGAATGTGGACATTACTTGGTCATCAATTCTAACATGGGTGGAGCAACACTCAAGATCAAAGAATGTTGATCACATTGTGTGTAAGTTGGTAATAGCAGCTGCTTCGTACTACATTTGGCAAGAAAGGAATAACAGGTTATTCACTAATAATAAGAGGTCGGTAGATCAAGTTACCGAGAAGGTTAAAGGCTCGGTTCGGTTGAGGTTGATGGGATTCAGATTCCGTGTGAGCTCGGCTAGGGAAAGGATCTTCAAGACCTGGCAGATTGAAAATTGCAACTATGATTTAGTGGATCCGGGCTAG
- the LOC110875989 gene encoding uncharacterized protein LOC110875989: MSANNVELCAILESHVDVSKLDKVCKYVFRKWSWTSNGGVCSRGTRIILGWNADNLDVMVLFQTDQIIHTQIFFKASKKVLFCSFVYAENKYQNRRMLWNDLCKHKVFCHDKPWVVMGDFNSALNLEDSLYGSSKQSIGMREFDECVHQAELIDISAHGLQYTWNQKPKSGAGLLKKIDRIMGNVTFLDHYPSAYAMFHPFRVSDHTPCFLKMLSKNGYRPRPFKFPNFIVTKPEFKDSVKSEWEKNIEGVTMLSVVKKLRNLKPKLRKILFDQGNLHAKVNDLRKKLDDIHVQVDQNPLDSRLRQLEAQCLKDFQSAAYDEECFLKQKSKVEWLCAGDSNTKFFHNTVKVKNARTKIYSIMDSVGNRYEGDDVADAMVSHYMNFLGVESPVQVPNLENLFTNVLSSEVADHMIRQVTREEVKQAMFSIGFHQKMVKWIMTCVTTVSYSVSINGNLHGYFKGKRGLRQGDPMSPYLFTLIMEVLSLLLRQAANNSYKYHALCAKEKIINVSFADDLFIFVHGDVVSVRKIKKALEIFTNISGLAPSPAKSTVFFCNVPPSIRQEILDIMPFQEGSLPVRYLGVPLISSRLLYKDCEVLIQRMEKKIVN, translated from the coding sequence ATGTCTGCCAATAATGTTGAATTGTGTGCTATTCTCGAATCTCATGTTGATGTTAGCAAGCTGGATAAAGTTTGTAAGTATGTTTTTCGTAAGTGGAGTTGGACTTCAAATGGTGGGGTTTGTAGTCGGGGAACTAGAATTATTTTGGGGTGGAATGCGGACAACCTTGATGTTATGGTTCTCTTTCAAACGGACCAAATTATTCACACTCAAATTTTCTTTAAAGCCAGCAAGAAAGTCCTTTTCTGTTCGTTTGTCTATGCTGAAAATAAGTATCAAAATAGGAGAATGCTTTGGAATGATTTATGCAAACATAAAGTGTTTTGTCATGATAAGCCGTGGGTAGTAATGGGCGACTTTAATTCTGCTCTCAATCTTGAAGATTCGTTATATGGGTCCTCTAAACAATCTATTGGCATGCGGGAATTTGATGAATGTGTTCATCAAGCTGAATTGATTGATATAAGTGCTCATGGGCTTCAGTATACTTGGAATCAAAAGCCAAAGAGTGGTGCAGGTTTGTTGAAGAAAATAGATAGAATTATGGGCAATGTCACGTTTTTAGACCATTATCCTTCAGCCTATGCTATGTTTCATCCGTTTCGTGTGTCGGACCATACTCCATGTTTTCTTAAAATGCTGAGCAAAAATGGTTATCGACCAAGGCCTTTCAAGTTCCCAAACTTTATTGTCACGAAACCTGAATTTAAGGATAGTGTCAAATCTGAATGGGAGAAGAATATTGAGGGTGTTACTATGCTTTCGGTAGTGAAGAAGCTGAGGAATTTAAAGCCAAAGTTGAGGAAAATATTGTTTGACCAAGGGAACTTGCATGCTAAGGTGAATGATTTGAGGAAAAAGCTAGATGATATTCATGTTCAAGTGGATCAGAACCCCTTGGATTCTCGGTTGAGGCAATTGGAGGCTCAATGCCTTAAGGATTTTCAGTCAGCAGCTTATGATGAGGAATGTTTTTTAAAACAGAAATCAAAGGTCGAGTGGCTTTGTGCGGGTGATTCAAATACAAAGTTTTTTCACAACACGGTTAAAGTTAAAAATGCTAGAACCAAAATCTATAGTATTATGGATTCCGTGGGAAATAGATATGAAGGTGATGATGTAGCTGATGCTATGGTGTCGCATTACATGAATTTTTTGGGTGTTGAGAGTCCGGTTCAAGTGCCTAATTTGGAAAATCTGTTTACTAATGTGCTTAGCAGTGAAGTTGCGGATCACATGATTCGTCAAGTTACTAGGGAGGAGGTCAAGCAAGCCATGTTTAGTATTGGTTTTCATCAGAAAATGGTGAAGTGGATCATGACGTGTGTAACCACGGTGTCGTACTCAGTGAGTATTAATGGCAATCTTCATGGGTATTTTAAGGGCAAACGTGGGCTTAGGCAAGGAGACCCAATGTCGCCTTATCTCTTCACGTTAATTATGGAGGTTTTGTCTCTTTTGTTACGACAAGCGGCAAACAACTCTTATAAGTATCATGCCCTATGTGCCAAGGAGAAAATTATCAATGTGTCGTTTGCTGATGATTTATTCATATTTGTTCATGGAGATGTGGTTTCGGTTCGAAAAATCAAGAAGGCGCTGGAAATTTTTACTAATATTTCAGGATTAGCTCCTAGTCCAGCCAAGAGTACAGTTTTTTTCTGTAATGTTCCCCCTTCAATCAGGCAGGAAATTCTTGACATTATGCCGTTTCAGGAGGGTTCCCTCCCGGTCCGGTATCTTGGGGTCCCCCTCATCTCTTCGAGATTGTTATATAAAGATTGTGAAGTCCTTATTCAACGCATGGAGAAAAAGATTGTCAATTGA